The following proteins are co-located in the Anas platyrhynchos isolate ZD024472 breed Pekin duck chromosome 1, IASCAAS_PekinDuck_T2T, whole genome shotgun sequence genome:
- the MGP gene encoding matrix Gla protein, whose product MRTLIILTLLATLIMAATCYESHESMESHEYLNPFINRRRANGFMQTDMRLEAIAQERIRERNKAPQERQREICEDYYPCELYASRHGYAAAYRHYYGRRRTK is encoded by the exons ATGCGCACTCTCATCATCCTGACACTCCTGGCTACCTTGATCATGGCCGCTACTTGCTATG AGTCCCACGAGAGCATGGAATCCCATGAGTATCTCA ATCCCTTCATCAACAGGCGAAGGGCCAACGGCTTCATGCAAACTGACATGAGACTAGAAGCTATTGCTCAGGAGAG GATCAGGGAACGTAATAAGGCACCCCAGGAGCGTCAGAGGGAGATCTGCGAAGACTACTACCCCTGCGAACTGTACGCTTCTCGCCATGGCTATGCTGCTGCTTACAGGCATTATTATGGGAGGAGGAGGACTAAGTAA